A part of Flavobacteriaceae bacterium GSB9 genomic DNA contains:
- the sufD gene encoding Fe-S cluster assembly protein SufD, whose amino-acid sequence MELKDKLVSSFMAFENDVDVDAYVHGLRSDAIKIFEEKGFPSKKEEAWKYTSLNKVLKEDYSVFPKRERILEYSEVRQYFIHDIDSYKIVFIDGKYSSHLSQTTHDGIDVCLMSAALSKPKYRLVIENYFNKAATKDSLSSLNTAFSQEGAYIHIPKNKLVEKPIQIIHFSTGNEAATMLQPRNLIVVDENSHVQIIERHQSLTDNAVLTNSVTEIFANKRGIVDYYKIQNDNDNASLIDNTFISQKQQSHVSVHTFSFGGKLTRNNLNFFQKGEHIDSTLKGVTIIGNKQHVDHNTLVHHIEPNCESHQDYKGIFDENSTGVFNGKVIVEKEAQKTNAFQANNNMLVSDKSTINTKPQLEIFADDVKCSHGCTIGQLDESALFYMRSRGIPEKEAKGLLMFAFSNDVLSSVKIPEIKQRITKIIAEKLGVNIGFDL is encoded by the coding sequence ATGGAATTAAAAGACAAATTAGTATCATCATTTATGGCCTTTGAGAACGACGTTGACGTAGACGCTTATGTTCACGGGCTTAGAAGTGATGCTATAAAAATATTTGAAGAAAAAGGCTTTCCCTCAAAAAAGGAAGAGGCTTGGAAGTACACGTCTTTAAATAAAGTATTAAAGGAAGACTACAGTGTTTTTCCAAAACGGGAAAGAATTTTGGAATACAGTGAAGTAAGACAGTATTTCATTCACGATATCGACAGTTATAAAATTGTATTTATCGATGGCAAGTATTCGTCACACTTATCGCAAACCACCCATGATGGGATTGACGTTTGCTTAATGTCGGCTGCATTATCTAAACCGAAATACCGATTGGTTATTGAGAATTATTTCAATAAAGCGGCCACAAAAGATAGCTTATCATCATTAAATACGGCCTTTTCACAAGAAGGTGCCTATATCCATATTCCAAAAAACAAACTGGTTGAAAAGCCTATTCAAATCATACATTTTTCAACAGGTAACGAGGCGGCAACTATGCTTCAACCGCGTAACTTAATTGTTGTTGATGAGAATTCGCATGTTCAAATCATCGAACGCCACCAAAGTTTAACCGATAATGCCGTTTTAACCAATAGCGTTACCGAAATTTTCGCAAACAAGCGCGGTATTGTTGATTATTACAAAATCCAAAACGATAACGATAATGCGTCTTTGATAGACAATACCTTTATCAGCCAAAAACAGCAAAGTCATGTTTCGGTACACACTTTTAGTTTTGGAGGTAAATTAACGCGCAATAACCTTAATTTTTTCCAAAAAGGCGAGCACATCGATTCTACACTAAAAGGCGTCACTATAATTGGCAATAAGCAACATGTTGACCACAATACGTTGGTGCACCATATTGAACCCAATTGCGAAAGCCACCAAGATTACAAAGGTATTTTTGACGAAAATTCTACTGGTGTATTTAATGGCAAAGTGATTGTTGAAAAAGAAGCCCAAAAAACCAATGCATTTCAGGCCAACAACAACATGTTGGTAAGCGATAAGTCCACTATTAATACCAAACCACAATTGGAGATTTTTGCCGATGATGTTAAATGTTCACACGGCTGCACTATTGGTCAATTGGACGAAAGCGCCCTGTTTTATATGCGTTCGCGTGGCATCCCAGAAAAAGAAGCCAAAGGTTTGTTAATGTTTGCATTTAGCAACGATGTGTTAAGCTCGGTTAAAATTCCTGAAATAAAACAACGTATCACCAAAATTATCGCTGAAAAACTAGGGGTAAATATTGGTTTTGATCTTTAA
- a CDS encoding iron-sulfur cluster assembly accessory protein, whose product MIKVSETAKKKVIELMADDGFNAATDYIRVGVKSGGCSGLSYDLKFDKEQQEGDKVFEDNGVKIIVDKKSFLYLIGTTLEYSGGLNGTGFVFNNPNANRTCGCGESFSL is encoded by the coding sequence ATGATAAAAGTATCTGAAACAGCTAAAAAGAAGGTGATTGAGCTCATGGCTGATGATGGTTTTAACGCTGCCACCGATTACATTCGTGTGGGCGTTAAAAGTGGGGGTTGCTCTGGATTATCATACGATTTAAAATTTGATAAAGAACAACAAGAAGGCGATAAAGTATTTGAAGATAATGGCGTTAAAATTATTGTAGATAAAAAAAGCTTTTTATACCTCATTGGCACCACTCTGGAATATTCTGGAGGGTTAAACGGAACGGGGTTCGTGTTTAACAACCCTAATGCCAACCGTACATGCGGTTGTGGCGAATCATTTTCACTATAA
- the sufB gene encoding Fe-S cluster assembly protein SufB: MSKYTEDDLREELKTKEYEYGFYTDIESDTFPVGLNEDIVRAISVKKEEPEWMTEWRLEAFRVWKSMEEPEWANVKYKKPDFQAISYYSAPNKKPKYESLDEVDPELLDTFNKLGISLDEQKKLAGVAMDVVVDSVSVATTFKKTLAEQGIIFMSISEAIKEHPELVKKYIGTVVPKTDNFYAALNSAVFSDGSFCYIPKGVKCPMELSTYFRINQAGTGQFERTLVIADEGSYVSYLEGCTAPSRDENQLHAAVVELIALDDAEIKYSTVQNWFPGNAEGKGGVYNFVTKRGLCEKNSKISWTQVETGSAVTWKYPSCVLKGDNSVGEFYSIAVTNNYQQADTGTKMIHLGKNTKSTIISKGISAGKSQNSYRGLVQINSRAENARNFSQCDSLLMGNECGAHTFPYIEAKNKSAKIEHEATTSKIGEDQIFYCNQRGIDTEKAIAIIVNGFSKEVLNKLPMEFAVEAQKLLEISLEGSVG; the protein is encoded by the coding sequence ATGTCGAAGTATACAGAAGATGATCTTCGCGAAGAACTTAAAACCAAGGAATACGAATATGGTTTTTACACCGATATTGAATCGGACACGTTTCCTGTTGGTTTAAACGAAGATATTGTACGTGCTATTTCTGTAAAAAAGGAAGAGCCTGAATGGATGACCGAATGGCGATTGGAAGCATTTCGTGTTTGGAAAAGCATGGAAGAGCCTGAATGGGCCAATGTTAAATACAAAAAACCAGACTTTCAAGCTATTTCTTACTATTCAGCACCTAATAAAAAACCAAAATACGAAAGTTTGGATGAAGTAGACCCCGAATTATTGGACACCTTCAATAAACTTGGTATTTCGTTAGACGAGCAGAAAAAGTTGGCTGGCGTGGCCATGGATGTTGTTGTCGATTCGGTTTCGGTAGCAACTACTTTTAAGAAAACATTGGCCGAACAAGGCATTATTTTTATGAGTATTTCCGAAGCCATAAAAGAGCATCCAGAACTTGTAAAAAAATACATTGGTACCGTTGTTCCTAAAACAGATAATTTTTATGCAGCTTTAAATTCGGCCGTGTTTAGTGACGGGTCGTTCTGCTACATACCAAAAGGCGTAAAATGCCCTATGGAGTTGTCTACGTATTTTAGAATTAACCAAGCCGGCACCGGTCAGTTTGAAAGAACATTGGTTATTGCAGACGAGGGCAGTTACGTAAGCTATTTAGAAGGCTGTACCGCACCAAGTCGTGATGAAAACCAATTACATGCGGCCGTAGTTGAGCTTATTGCTTTAGATGACGCAGAAATAAAATACAGTACCGTACAAAACTGGTTCCCAGGAAACGCCGAAGGTAAAGGTGGAGTTTACAACTTTGTAACCAAACGTGGTCTGTGCGAGAAAAATTCAAAAATTTCTTGGACACAGGTTGAAACCGGATCGGCCGTAACCTGGAAATACCCAAGTTGTGTGCTGAAAGGTGATAACTCGGTAGGCGAATTTTATTCTATAGCAGTAACCAATAATTACCAACAGGCAGATACGGGTACCAAAATGATTCATTTAGGAAAAAACACTAAATCGACCATCATTTCAAAAGGTATTTCAGCTGGTAAATCACAAAACAGCTATCGCGGACTGGTACAAATTAATTCAAGAGCAGAAAATGCCCGTAACTTTTCGCAATGCGATAGTTTATTGATGGGCAACGAATGTGGGGCGCACACCTTTCCGTACATAGAAGCAAAAAACAAATCGGCTAAAATCGAGCACGAGGCCACAACCAGTAAAATTGGCGAAGACCAAATTTTTTACTGCAACCAACGTGGTATCGATACCGAAAAGGCCATTGCGATAATTGTAAATGGTTTTAGCAAAGAAGTGCTAAACAAACTACCGATGGAATTTGCGGTAGAAGCTCAAAAATTATTGGAAATAAGCTTAGAAGGCAGTGTTGGCTAA
- a CDS encoding cytochrome-c peroxidase, with protein sequence MKTRAFHINLILFFICLSCSNDSTEPYAPTPSPLNVPKLFENNILSPVIPVNNPQTAEGIALGKKLFFDPILSINNIQACADCHAPENAFTDIDRFSDGSLGNLGDRNSMPLFNLAWNYDETFFWDGSAFSLEHQAFNPVSDPNEMASTWPMVTKKLQQHPEYPNLFEKAFGAQNIDSTMVTKAIAQFERTLISANSKFDKYLLGETTLTPEELNGFNVFLDENRGDCFHCHGSDKNPLWTDNKFHNNGLDENFTDLGLGAITGDTSDNGKFKTPSLRNLAFTAPYMHDGRFTTLEEVINHYSEGLKNSSTIDPLMKKVAQGGVELSEKDKTDLKAFLLSLSDYEFINNSAFNNQ encoded by the coding sequence ATGAAAACAAGAGCATTTCATATTAACCTAATACTGTTTTTTATATGCCTTTCCTGCTCCAATGACAGCACAGAACCCTACGCACCTACACCAAGCCCATTAAATGTCCCTAAATTATTTGAAAATAATATTTTATCACCCGTAATTCCTGTTAACAATCCACAAACCGCAGAAGGTATTGCCTTAGGAAAAAAATTGTTTTTCGACCCAATTCTATCAATAAACAACATACAAGCCTGTGCCGACTGCCACGCTCCCGAAAATGCTTTTACCGATATCGACAGGTTTAGCGATGGCTCCCTCGGCAATTTGGGTGACCGAAATTCAATGCCTCTTTTTAACCTAGCCTGGAATTACGATGAAACATTCTTTTGGGATGGCAGCGCCTTCAGCCTAGAACACCAAGCTTTTAATCCTGTAAGCGACCCGAACGAAATGGCAAGCACTTGGCCTATGGTTACAAAAAAACTTCAGCAACACCCCGAATACCCTAATTTATTCGAAAAAGCTTTTGGTGCGCAAAACATCGATTCCACTATGGTAACTAAAGCCATTGCACAATTTGAACGCACCTTAATTTCGGCAAACTCAAAATTTGATAAATACCTTTTAGGTGAAACCACCCTTACCCCAGAAGAACTTAACGGTTTTAATGTGTTTTTGGACGAAAACCGCGGCGATTGTTTCCATTGCCATGGTAGTGACAAAAATCCGTTATGGACCGACAATAAATTCCACAATAACGGATTGGATGAAAATTTTACCGATTTGGGACTAGGTGCCATAACGGGCGACACTTCGGATAACGGTAAATTTAAAACACCTTCGCTTCGCAATTTGGCATTCACAGCGCCTTACATGCACGATGGCAGGTTTACAACATTAGAAGAGGTCATCAATCATTACAGTGAAGGCTTGAAAAATTCAAGTACCATAGACCCTTTGATGAAAAAAGTTGCACAAGGCGGCGTGGAGCTTTCCGAAAAAGACAAAACCGATTTAAAAGCCTTTTTACTTTCCCTCTCAGATTACGAATTCATTAATAATTCGGCCTTTAACAACCAATAA
- a CDS encoding choice-of-anchor B family protein, translating to MALLTNLACNVEPVPTENINEAVDADNDGITDGNDNCPNTPNPEQEDLDKDNIGDVCDDNVTVPLAFCENGFADIYPCKDYNLMGFVPIEQLGGPGSEGNDCWGWTDPMTKKEYALFCTTSGLAFVDISNPNAPRVLGVLPTATISSPWRDVKVFNNHAFIVADNANSHGMQVFDLTKLRNVTNPPETFIADAQYTGFGSAHNIVINESSGYAYAVGTSRLETYAGGPLFIDINNPTTPVDAGGFPGYSHDAQVVTYNGPDTEHNGKEILIGSNEMELVIVDVSNKANPILISKISYNNVGYTHQGWFTNDMKYFILGDELDEINFGTNTRTLVFDFTDLDAPKFYMDYLGDSAAIDHNGYVKNNWYLQASYTAGMRVLDISDIESKTITEIGYFDTHPENNSTSFNGAWSVYPYFNSGNIIISDINRGLFIVRKSGI from the coding sequence ATGGCATTATTAACAAACCTTGCGTGCAATGTTGAACCTGTTCCTACCGAAAACATAAACGAGGCTGTTGATGCAGACAACGATGGTATTACCGATGGTAATGACAACTGCCCCAACACCCCTAACCCAGAACAAGAAGACCTAGATAAAGATAATATAGGCGATGTTTGTGATGACAATGTTACGGTACCTTTAGCATTTTGCGAAAATGGATTTGCAGATATTTATCCCTGTAAAGACTATAATTTAATGGGCTTTGTGCCGATTGAACAACTTGGAGGCCCTGGTTCTGAAGGAAATGATTGCTGGGGGTGGACAGACCCAATGACCAAAAAAGAATATGCATTATTTTGTACTACTAGCGGCCTAGCGTTTGTCGATATCAGCAACCCTAACGCACCACGTGTTTTGGGCGTATTACCAACGGCAACAATAAGCTCTCCATGGCGCGATGTAAAAGTATTTAACAACCATGCATTTATTGTTGCCGATAATGCTAATTCACACGGAATGCAAGTATTCGACCTCACAAAATTACGGAATGTAACCAACCCTCCTGAAACGTTCATCGCCGACGCCCAATATACTGGTTTTGGTAGCGCGCACAACATCGTAATTAATGAAAGTAGTGGCTATGCTTATGCTGTTGGAACCAGCCGCCTTGAAACTTATGCGGGAGGACCTTTGTTTATAGACATAAACAACCCTACAACTCCTGTTGATGCCGGTGGATTTCCAGGGTATTCCCATGACGCACAAGTAGTAACCTACAATGGTCCAGACACCGAGCACAACGGTAAGGAAATTTTAATTGGCAGTAATGAAATGGAACTCGTTATTGTTGACGTTTCCAACAAAGCAAACCCCATTCTAATTTCAAAAATTAGTTACAACAATGTGGGCTACACCCATCAAGGATGGTTCACCAACGACATGAAATATTTTATTTTAGGAGACGAACTGGATGAAATTAATTTTGGCACCAATACACGCACTTTGGTTTTTGATTTTACCGATCTTGATGCCCCTAAATTCTATATGGACTACCTAGGGGATTCGGCCGCTATCGACCATAATGGCTACGTTAAAAATAATTGGTATTTACAAGCCAGTTACACTGCAGGCATGCGGGTTTTAGATATTTCGGACATCGAATCAAAAACCATAACCGAAATTGGCTATTTTGACACGCACCCCGAAAACAACAGCACGAGTTTTAACGGCGCATGGAGTGTGTATCCTTATTTCAACAGCGGAAACATTATAATTAGCGACATCAACAGAGGATTGTTTATTGTCAGAAAAAGTGGCATATAA
- a CDS encoding alpha/beta hydrolase yields the protein MILEYKGSNIYYTDIGKGKALVLLHGFLENSNMWLPFLEELSKKNRVICIDLLGHGKTECLGYVHTMELMAEAVGAVLKTLRIRKSTIIGHSMGGYVALAFAEKNPDALRGLCLMNSTARADSDEKKKNRDRAILAVKQNHKTFIRLAIANLFRPKNRKLFRETIKQITKEAQQTPLQGIVAALEGMKIREDREALLHFTPFKKMLILGRRDPVLDYEALMSQTQNAEVEIVEFPDGHMSHIENKDKFLLNIMHFIENI from the coding sequence GGAAAAGGTAAAGCCCTTGTTTTACTGCACGGCTTTTTAGAAAACTCCAACATGTGGCTTCCGTTTTTGGAAGAGCTTTCCAAAAAAAATCGGGTAATTTGTATCGATTTACTGGGCCATGGCAAAACAGAATGCCTAGGCTACGTGCATACCATGGAACTCATGGCAGAAGCCGTGGGTGCAGTTCTTAAAACGTTACGAATTCGCAAATCCACCATTATTGGCCATTCTATGGGAGGTTATGTAGCACTCGCTTTCGCGGAAAAAAACCCAGATGCTTTAAGGGGACTTTGTTTGATGAATTCTACAGCTAGGGCTGATTCTGACGAAAAAAAGAAAAACAGAGACCGTGCCATTTTGGCCGTGAAGCAAAACCATAAAACCTTTATAAGATTGGCGATTGCCAATTTATTTAGACCTAAAAACAGAAAGTTGTTTCGCGAAACCATAAAACAAATCACCAAAGAAGCGCAACAAACACCATTACAAGGTATAGTTGCTGCTCTAGAGGGTATGAAAATTAGGGAAGATCGTGAGGCACTGCTGCATTTTACACCATTTAAAAAAATGCTTATTCTGGGCAGAAGAGACCCCGTATTAGATTACGAGGCTTTGATGAGCCAAACACAAAATGCCGAAGTAGAAATTGTAGAATTTCCCGACGGACATATGAGTCATATTGAAAACAAGGACAAATTCCTACTTAACATAATGCATTTCATCGAAAATATATAG
- the thiL gene encoding thiamine-phosphate kinase, giving the protein MIEDKNQSRTPLSEYGEFGLIDHLTKNFKIKHKSTIKGIGDDAAVLQFENNNAIVTTDLLVEGVHFDLSYMPLKHLGYKAIIANLSDVYAMNAKATQVTVSVAVSNRFPVEALEELYAGIEMAVSIYNIDLIGGDTTSSTTGLMISVTAIGTVEPKTEVYRSGAKPNDLLVVTGDVGAAYMGLQVLEREKEVYKVNPNNQPDLEPYSYIIERQLKPEARKDIIKLLEDLNVKPTSMIDLSDGLSSEIIHLCKQSKVGCDLYEAKIPLDPQVISACEEFDIDSTTVALNGGEDYELLFTISQDDYNKIKANPNLTVIGYMKEAQEGMHLITRADTKIPIQAQGWKNFNA; this is encoded by the coding sequence ATGATAGAAGACAAAAATCAATCACGGACCCCTTTAAGTGAATATGGCGAATTTGGACTGATAGACCATTTGACCAAAAATTTCAAAATAAAACACAAATCGACTATAAAAGGTATTGGAGACGATGCGGCGGTATTGCAATTTGAAAACAATAATGCTATTGTTACAACCGATTTGTTGGTAGAAGGTGTGCATTTCGATTTGAGTTATATGCCTCTTAAACACTTGGGGTATAAGGCGATAATTGCTAATTTGTCTGATGTGTATGCCATGAATGCCAAGGCGACGCAGGTAACGGTTTCAGTCGCTGTTTCTAATAGGTTCCCGGTAGAAGCCTTGGAGGAATTATATGCAGGCATTGAAATGGCTGTTTCTATCTATAACATTGATTTGATTGGTGGCGACACTACGTCGTCTACAACGGGTTTAATGATATCGGTGACTGCAATAGGAACAGTTGAACCTAAGACTGAAGTTTACAGGAGTGGGGCAAAGCCTAACGATTTGTTGGTAGTAACAGGAGATGTTGGTGCCGCTTACATGGGGTTGCAGGTTCTGGAACGCGAAAAAGAAGTCTATAAAGTGAATCCAAACAACCAGCCCGATTTAGAACCTTACAGCTATATAATAGAGCGGCAACTTAAGCCGGAGGCCAGAAAGGATATTATTAAATTGTTAGAAGATTTGAATGTTAAGCCTACATCTATGATTGATTTGAGTGATGGGCTTTCTTCTGAAATTATCCATTTGTGCAAACAGAGTAAGGTGGGTTGCGATTTGTATGAAGCAAAAATACCTCTTGACCCTCAGGTAATATCTGCTTGTGAAGAATTTGATATTGATAGTACAACCGTAGCCTTAAATGGTGGTGAGGATTATGAGTTGTTGTTTACCATTTCACAAGACGATTACAATAAAATAAAGGCCAATCCTAATTTAACGGTTATTGGTTATATGAAAGAAGCGCAGGAAGGTATGCATCTCATAACTCGGGCGGACACCAAAATTCCAATACAGGCTCAGGGATGGAAAAACTTTAATGCTTAA
- the sufC gene encoding Fe-S cluster assembly ATPase SufC, with translation MLKINNLHAGVEDKSILKGINLEVKAGEVHAIMGPNGSGKSTLASVVAGKEEYEVTEGSIEFEGEDIDELAAEERAHKGIFLSFQYPVEIPGVSVTNFIKTSINETRKAKGLDEMPAKDMLKLIREKSELLDIDRKFLSRSLNEGFSGGEKKRNEIFQMAMLEPKLAILDETDSGLDIDALRIVANGVNKLKSKNNAVLVITHYQRLLDYIVPDFVHVLHNGKIVKSGPKELAHELEEKGYDWLKEGVKA, from the coding sequence ATGTTAAAAATTAACAATTTACACGCAGGTGTTGAAGACAAAAGTATCTTAAAGGGTATCAACCTTGAAGTGAAAGCAGGAGAAGTGCACGCCATTATGGGACCAAACGGTTCAGGAAAAAGTACCTTGGCATCAGTGGTTGCCGGAAAGGAAGAGTACGAAGTTACTGAAGGAAGCATTGAATTTGAAGGTGAAGATATTGATGAATTGGCTGCTGAGGAGCGTGCACACAAAGGCATCTTTTTGTCATTCCAATACCCAGTTGAAATTCCAGGGGTATCGGTAACCAACTTTATCAAAACGTCCATAAACGAAACCCGCAAGGCCAAAGGATTGGACGAAATGCCCGCTAAGGATATGTTAAAACTCATCCGCGAAAAATCAGAACTACTTGATATTGACCGCAAGTTTTTATCGCGTTCGCTAAACGAAGGGTTTTCAGGAGGAGAAAAAAAACGTAACGAAATTTTCCAGATGGCCATGTTAGAACCTAAATTGGCTATTCTTGACGAAACCGATTCTGGTCTAGATATCGATGCCCTTCGTATTGTGGCAAACGGGGTTAACAAATTAAAAAGCAAAAATAACGCTGTACTAGTGATTACCCACTACCAACGCTTGTTAGATTATATTGTTCCTGATTTTGTTCACGTTTTACATAACGGAAAAATCGTAAAATCCGGACCTAAAGAACTCGCTCACGAATTAGAGGAAAAAGGATACGATTGGTTAAAAGAAGGAGTTAAAGCATAG